In Ruminiclostridium papyrosolvens DSM 2782, the following proteins share a genomic window:
- a CDS encoding ABC transporter ATP-binding protein has protein sequence MIEVKNLSKYYGEFQALKNISFSIKKSSIVGLIGSNGAGKTTIIKNVVKLLEPDSGEILLDGKNISKLSEYPVSYIPDEPVYFEELTLYENLLFLCKIYKSDKNKILELSDRFKISEYFNNFPSQLSKGNQQKMMIVFSILRGFDLLIADEPFNGLDPEQINEFKNLLISLRDEGKTILLSTHMLDLAETICDSFIFINRGMLVAEGTKKELLDLSKSSKNSLESIFIDLVNQRGHI, from the coding sequence ATGATAGAAGTAAAGAATCTATCTAAATATTATGGTGAATTTCAAGCTTTAAAGAATATTAGCTTTTCAATTAAAAAATCGAGTATTGTTGGTTTGATAGGCAGTAACGGAGCTGGAAAAACCACCATAATAAAGAATGTGGTAAAACTGCTTGAACCTGATTCGGGAGAAATTCTGTTAGATGGTAAGAATATATCTAAGCTGAGTGAATATCCCGTTTCATATATCCCTGACGAACCGGTTTATTTTGAAGAGCTTACTTTATATGAAAATTTACTGTTTCTGTGTAAAATTTATAAGTCAGACAAAAATAAAATATTAGAATTATCCGATAGATTTAAAATTTCAGAGTACTTTAATAATTTCCCTTCACAATTATCAAAAGGGAATCAACAGAAAATGATGATAGTTTTTTCTATTCTTAGAGGTTTTGATTTATTAATTGCTGATGAGCCTTTTAATGGATTAGATCCTGAACAAATTAATGAGTTTAAGAATTTGCTGATATCATTAAGAGATGAGGGAAAAACTATTTTGCTTTCTACACATATGTTGGATTTAGCAGAAACAATTTGTGACTCCTTTATTTTTATTAATAGAGGTATGCTGGTAGCTGAAGGTACTAAAAAGGAATTACTGGATTTAAGCAAATCTTCAAAGAATTCTTTGGAGAGTATCTTTATTGATTTAGTTAATCAAAGAGGTCACATATGA
- a CDS encoding dockerin type I domain-containing protein, producing MLRSKWKLLLALVISLICNTFAAAGFQTVRAEVLPPSYKIYGYVIPEAEGSKAGFTVTLQGTGKTATTDSDGYFYIAGINTTATNLSLNISKNQYLSRIIQIGNISDSLQISTPEAPINMWAGDINQDGFINTLDAAEITKSFNSSSGDGRYQALHDLNKDNVVNMSDILIVANHFNTTSASYPTITPVPIRHSFIVNDEARSQLHFVDQNDSTKNWNISLPYRCRDYQLIGNQQLLLSGGDGYYIYNLATKKLLKEFHNSAYANTQSVRRTTDGHTFIGCTNSANNGFVITELDANDKAVKTATFSGLRDLRLMRFSSKNTLLFGGANTAVEADMTGKIYRKISIPNTTNVYQILERPNGELLISNGYSVYAGIFDVNGNLVKKFGGNPAPESNLNYNFFGGIQVLKNGNIVISNWTGHNSGDSSNGVQLLEFTSKGDLVWSWKDPTTTGSVHGVIVMDGVDTNKFYDDRTGVLQPVN from the coding sequence ATGTTAAGAAGTAAGTGGAAGCTATTATTAGCTTTGGTTATTTCACTCATCTGCAATACATTTGCAGCGGCCGGCTTTCAAACTGTTCGGGCAGAAGTTTTACCACCCAGTTATAAAATATATGGATACGTTATACCCGAAGCTGAAGGTTCTAAGGCCGGATTTACAGTTACCCTTCAAGGAACGGGCAAGACTGCAACAACTGATTCAGATGGGTATTTCTATATAGCGGGCATTAATACTACGGCTACTAACCTTAGCTTGAACATATCGAAGAATCAATATCTGTCAAGAATAATTCAAATAGGCAATATCTCAGACAGCCTTCAAATTAGCACACCTGAAGCTCCTATTAATATGTGGGCAGGTGATATAAATCAGGATGGATTCATAAATACGTTGGATGCAGCCGAAATCACCAAATCCTTTAACAGCTCCTCAGGTGATGGAAGATACCAAGCTCTTCACGACCTTAACAAGGACAATGTAGTCAACATGAGCGATATATTAATTGTAGCAAACCATTTTAACACTACAAGTGCAAGTTACCCTACAATTACTCCAGTACCAATACGACACAGTTTCATAGTTAATGATGAGGCAAGGTCGCAATTGCATTTTGTGGATCAGAACGATTCTACAAAAAACTGGAACATAAGCTTGCCTTATCGTTGCCGAGATTACCAGCTGATAGGCAATCAGCAGCTATTACTAAGTGGAGGCGACGGATACTATATCTATAATTTGGCTACCAAAAAGCTGCTCAAGGAATTTCATAATTCGGCATATGCAAATACCCAATCAGTCAGAAGGACAACTGATGGACATACATTCATTGGCTGCACCAATAGTGCCAATAACGGATTTGTAATAACTGAGCTGGATGCAAATGATAAGGCAGTTAAAACAGCGACATTCAGCGGGCTAAGAGATTTAAGACTAATGAGGTTTTCTTCTAAAAACACATTACTTTTTGGAGGGGCCAATACGGCGGTTGAAGCAGATATGACAGGTAAAATCTACAGGAAGATATCTATTCCTAATACAACTAATGTTTATCAGATACTTGAACGTCCTAATGGAGAACTGCTAATATCCAACGGATACAGTGTATATGCAGGTATTTTTGATGTAAATGGAAATCTGGTTAAGAAGTTTGGCGGAAATCCTGCACCTGAAAGCAATCTGAATTACAATTTCTTTGGAGGAATTCAGGTTTTGAAGAATGGAAATATTGTCATAAGCAATTGGACAGGGCATAATTCAGGAGACAGCTCAAACGGAGTTCAGCTTTTGGAGTTTACTTCAAAGGGAGATCTTGTGTGGTCATGGAAAGACCCAACCACAACAGGGTCAGTACATGGAGTTATTGTGATGGATGGAGTTGATACAAATAAATTCTATGATGACAGAACAGGAGTTTTACAACCTGTGAATTGA
- a CDS encoding dockerin type I domain-containing protein gives MKKCCFILVLSLIFTLMASVGFVSAADTGAVTVDFDTAGITSVGQIITATVKVSEITNFAGYQINMTYNPAILQPVKVSAEGTVSAYGTSTVPDNGTLLKNDNFIPFGVATNDLNKGILNFGKAYLGLDTYRKSGMTERTGSAAVIKFKVLQVNSTSIAFDQTPTMPGADKGVSIYDWDNKEVRECTIIQPEQLSASEAIMYGDVDGSNIIDAIDYSLMKQYLLGKISDFPATNGRLAADVDGDGQITALDFSLIKKYLLGIINSFPVMGSNSRY, from the coding sequence ATGAAAAAGTGTTGTTTTATACTGGTTCTGTCATTAATTTTTACATTGATGGCTTCTGTTGGTTTTGTATCAGCTGCAGACACGGGGGCTGTTACGGTTGACTTTGACACAGCAGGTATTACTTCAGTGGGCCAAATAATCACCGCAACAGTCAAAGTAAGTGAAATCACAAACTTTGCAGGGTATCAGATTAACATGACTTATAATCCTGCTATTTTGCAGCCCGTAAAGGTATCGGCAGAAGGTACGGTTTCTGCTTATGGGACAAGTACAGTGCCCGATAATGGAACCCTTTTAAAAAATGACAACTTCATACCATTTGGAGTAGCTACAAATGACTTGAATAAAGGAATTCTAAATTTTGGAAAGGCATATCTTGGACTTGATACATATAGAAAAAGTGGAATGACTGAAAGAACAGGGTCGGCAGCAGTAATAAAATTCAAGGTATTGCAGGTGAATAGTACAAGCATTGCGTTCGATCAAACGCCCACCATGCCGGGTGCTGATAAAGGCGTTAGTATTTATGATTGGGATAACAAAGAGGTAAGAGAGTGTACGATAATACAACCTGAACAACTGTCTGCCTCCGAAGCTATAATGTATGGTGATGTTGATGGAAGCAATATAATCGACGCTATAGATTATTCATTAATGAAACAGTATTTGCTGGGCAAGATTAGCGATTTTCCTGCTACAAACGGCAGACTGGCTGCTGACGTTGATGGAGATGGTCAAATAACCGCACTGGATTTTTCATTAATCAAGAAATACTTGCTGGGGATTATTAATAGTTTCCCTGTAATGGGAAGTAATTCGAGATATTAA
- a CDS encoding TetR/AcrR family transcriptional regulator, translating to MYHISDDKRSRESSQWIYEALEQLMTKLPYEKIRITDICKKAKVGRVTFYRHYDTIDDILRKKCDDKFRDLLVYLKEYSDAQKMAAKTFLVPFLRFWYVNPTIIRIIFLANKDFIINESIEKILAPIEKLYFEHQENRYDSYFSSVKYAVSITVLKEWFKNDMNLAPDDLSIGLLEYLKTLLNESIQ from the coding sequence ATGTATCATATTTCTGACGACAAGCGTTCAAGAGAAAGCAGCCAATGGATTTATGAAGCTCTTGAGCAGTTAATGACAAAATTACCTTATGAAAAGATAAGAATAACAGATATCTGTAAAAAAGCGAAAGTTGGACGAGTGACTTTTTACAGACACTACGATACAATTGATGACATATTGCGAAAAAAGTGTGACGACAAATTTAGAGATTTACTGGTTTATTTGAAGGAGTACTCAGATGCTCAAAAAATGGCAGCAAAAACCTTTCTGGTACCTTTTCTGAGATTCTGGTATGTTAACCCAACTATTATAAGAATAATATTCTTGGCAAACAAGGACTTTATTATTAATGAATCAATTGAGAAAATTCTCGCTCCTATTGAAAAACTATATTTTGAACATCAAGAAAACAGGTACGACAGTTACTTTTCTTCTGTAAAATATGCTGTCAGCATCACTGTTTTGAAGGAATGGTTTAAAAATGACATGAATCTGGCTCCGGACGATTTGTCAATCGGTTTGCTGGAATATCTGAAAACCCTACTTAATGAAAGCATCCAATAA